A single Pseudomonas brassicacearum DNA region contains:
- a CDS encoding DUF2242 domain-containing protein: MFKSFHMRTVGLALVLAVAAGCSSKKTAIYEHENFDDSGTFSRTYPVSDATTCEAGRRALLSQGYIITSSDPKLVSGHKSFQQTGDTHMEISFNLVCAEDGGAGHRATMFANALQDRYALKKINNSASLGVGVLGSVSMPIGSSDDSMVKVASETVSAAKFYERFFALVELFLPPEAKKAAENAENAEKPKAELGVPESKVEPAALVAAPAPAPEPAPEPVAPVPATPVEEAAPAPVETAPTVLEPVVPPSEPAPIAPESFESAPTTETVTPPPPSSSLPAPTEPIQPLPAS; the protein is encoded by the coding sequence CGGTTGCTCGTCGAAGAAAACCGCCATTTACGAGCACGAGAACTTCGATGATTCCGGCACGTTTTCGCGCACTTACCCAGTGAGCGATGCGACGACCTGTGAGGCCGGGCGTAGGGCATTGCTCAGCCAGGGCTACATCATCACCAGCAGCGATCCGAAGCTGGTCAGCGGTCACAAGAGTTTCCAGCAAACCGGCGACACCCACATGGAGATCAGTTTCAACCTGGTCTGTGCCGAAGATGGCGGCGCTGGACACCGTGCGACCATGTTCGCCAACGCCTTGCAGGACCGTTATGCCCTGAAGAAAATCAACAACTCCGCCAGCCTGGGCGTGGGTGTGCTGGGTTCGGTATCGATGCCGATCGGCTCCTCGGATGATTCGATGGTCAAGGTCGCCAGCGAAACCGTGTCCGCGGCCAAGTTCTATGAGCGTTTCTTCGCCTTGGTGGAGCTGTTCCTGCCTCCCGAGGCGAAGAAAGCTGCCGAGAACGCCGAGAACGCAGAGAAACCGAAAGCTGAACTGGGCGTTCCGGAGTCCAAGGTCGAGCCGGCTGCCCTAGTGGCCGCTCCAGCGCCCGCACCGGAGCCTGCCCCGGAGCCTGTCGCCCCCGTGCCAGCCACCCCGGTAGAGGAGGCCGCGCCGGCCCCCGTCGAAACCGCTCCCACGGTGTTGGAGCCCGTCGTACCGCCGAGCGAGCCCGCGCCGATTGCGCCCGAGTCGTTCGAGTCTGCGCCGACGACCGAAACCGTTACGCCGCCACCACCGTCCAGCTCATTGCCGGCCCCGACCGAGCCGATCCAGCCGCTTCCGGCATCCTGA
- a CDS encoding AraC family transcriptional regulator codes for MKPQPMRLGNLSVGFVHSLADAVASHGQDPQPLLEQYGLDAARMAEPGARLSIPRYMRLGHAAIQQTQDPALGLRMGQLGRLSQAGLAGVTAAQAPTVREAARCMIRFEPLYGSNYRGQSSFHEDARGAWLRFYSISPYNAYNRFVVDSIIAGWLAQLSSVSGIALRPERIEIEFEEPAYVEAYRTLGDCPIQFGAEQNQLRLGLDSLALRNPQHCPSTWHHLVQLCERELEQLTRTRSLRERIIQLLGPLLNGGREPDLEEVAARLKLPTWTLRRKLAEEGTQFRAILNDTRRDLAMTYIRDTELAFGEIAYLLGFASAEAFQRAFKRWNNQTPGEFRRSHRGV; via the coding sequence ATGAAACCGCAGCCGATGCGCCTGGGGAATTTGTCAGTGGGCTTCGTCCATAGCCTGGCTGATGCAGTCGCCAGCCATGGACAGGACCCACAACCTTTGCTTGAGCAGTATGGTCTCGATGCCGCGCGCATGGCCGAGCCCGGGGCACGGCTGTCGATCCCACGCTACATGCGCCTGGGCCACGCCGCGATTCAACAGACCCAGGACCCGGCCCTGGGCCTGCGCATGGGCCAACTCGGCCGCTTGAGCCAGGCCGGGCTGGCAGGCGTCACCGCGGCCCAGGCGCCAACCGTGCGCGAGGCCGCCCGCTGCATGATCCGCTTCGAGCCGCTGTATGGCTCCAACTATCGCGGCCAATCGAGCTTCCATGAAGATGCCCGGGGCGCTTGGCTACGGTTCTATTCCATCAGCCCGTATAACGCCTACAACCGCTTCGTCGTGGATTCGATCATTGCCGGCTGGCTTGCGCAACTGTCCAGCGTCAGCGGCATCGCGCTGCGACCCGAACGCATCGAAATCGAATTCGAGGAGCCGGCGTACGTGGAGGCCTACCGCACGCTCGGTGACTGCCCGATCCAGTTTGGCGCCGAACAGAATCAACTGCGCCTGGGCCTGGACAGCCTCGCCCTGCGCAATCCACAGCATTGCCCCAGCACCTGGCATCACCTGGTTCAGTTATGTGAACGGGAACTGGAACAACTGACCCGCACCCGTAGCCTGCGCGAGCGCATCATCCAACTGCTGGGACCGTTGCTCAACGGCGGCCGGGAACCCGATCTGGAAGAAGTGGCGGCCCGCCTGAAGCTGCCGACCTGGACCCTGCGTCGCAAGCTGGCCGAGGAAGGCACGCAGTTTCGCGCCATCCTCAACGACACTCGTCGCGACTTGGCCATGACGTACATACGCGATACCGAACTGGCGTTCGGCGAAATCGCCTATCTATTGGGATTCGCCTCAGCCGAGGCATTTCAACGGGCCTTCAAGCGCTGGAACAACCAGACGCCTGGGGAGTTTCGTCGTAGCCACAGAGGGGTTTGA
- a CDS encoding carbon-nitrogen hydrolase family protein: MRKFLYLLFSLALIAALITYALWTTDRPAGHYLSDLRISLAVDQGTPADRGNLLGIQPELFPTDYQSPERLHRKLAAYLQTARDQGFLNAKTVVVLPEHIGTWLMVGGEKDELYQASTLKEAMNWLAVSNPLAFIQALVSAQGDSRLDDAYLRMKAERMAHDYQALFGGLAKEFGITLVAGSIVLPEPSVSDGELRIGRGALYNSSLVFGSDGRPIGQPQRQRHPVFEQRDVLEADRPTAFQVIDTPAGRLAVLIGSDSWYPLHYRQLNEQGAQLIAVPAFIMGRDTWNKPWSGYKGLSTPSEVSLKPGEVSEGQAWHRLTLTGQLPISQARNGVSVFLRGQFWDRGSAGQSFISHNGQHFPDGNARGARLLNLWL; the protein is encoded by the coding sequence ATGCGCAAATTTCTGTACCTGCTGTTTTCCTTGGCCTTGATTGCCGCACTGATCACCTACGCCCTGTGGACGACGGATCGTCCGGCGGGTCATTACCTGTCCGACCTGCGCATCAGCCTGGCGGTCGACCAGGGCACGCCCGCCGACCGCGGCAACCTGCTGGGCATCCAGCCCGAATTGTTCCCCACCGACTACCAGAGCCCCGAGCGCCTGCATCGCAAACTGGCGGCCTATCTGCAGACGGCTCGCGACCAGGGCTTTCTCAATGCCAAGACCGTGGTGGTCCTGCCCGAGCACATCGGCACCTGGTTGATGGTCGGCGGCGAAAAAGACGAGTTGTACCAGGCCAGTACCTTGAAGGAAGCCATGAACTGGCTGGCGGTCAGTAATCCGCTGGCGTTTATCCAGGCATTGGTCAGCGCTCAAGGCGATAGCCGACTGGACGATGCCTACCTGCGCATGAAAGCCGAGCGCATGGCCCATGACTATCAAGCGCTGTTCGGTGGGCTGGCCAAGGAGTTCGGTATCACCCTGGTGGCCGGCTCCATCGTGCTTCCCGAGCCCAGTGTCAGCGACGGTGAACTGAGGATCGGTCGCGGCGCGCTGTACAACAGCAGCCTGGTGTTCGGCAGTGATGGCCGGCCGATCGGCCAACCACAACGCCAACGACATCCCGTGTTTGAACAGCGCGATGTGCTTGAAGCCGACCGACCGACCGCTTTCCAAGTCATCGACACCCCCGCCGGACGCCTGGCCGTGCTGATCGGCAGCGACAGTTGGTACCCGCTCCACTACCGGCAACTCAACGAGCAGGGGGCGCAACTGATTGCGGTGCCCGCCTTCATCATGGGTCGCGATACGTGGAATAAACCCTGGAGCGGTTATAAAGGCCTGTCCACGCCGAGCGAGGTGAGCCTCAAACCGGGTGAGGTGAGTGAGGGCCAAGCCTGGCATCGCCTGACACTGACCGGTCAATTGCCCATCAGCCAGGCCCGCAACGGCGTCAGCGTGTTCCTGCGTGGCCAGTTCTGGGACAGAGGCAGCGCCGGCCAGAGTTTCATCAGCCACAACGGCCAACACTTCCCCGATGGCAACGCCCGTGGCGCCCGCCTGCTGAACCTGTGGTTGTGA
- a CDS encoding DUF3422 domain-containing protein: protein MHPQRKMLHNELHARPSLYFDEPAHVFHLAFLGDNAQCNALLARLCPETVAAEAAQGITRLEGHPLKWERHAEFFTLTLVVPASTNELHWTTLPECLAQGIEGHSQHLINAVQVVVRAEAGLDLPSYGFKDPCGSCVGGGDAVVWSDFRLTEDGTNRLLFINRRLNAYRQGRMIRRLLEIETYRMMASLSLNTAKALDPQLNEFDRTLVSLSERNANASGVHAKALLEDIALLSRQVVSSTVRNRHRFSATRAYAQLVFERLGELRESHLGDCQRLGVFIERRFKPTVRYCAATEQRLEQLAMSVANLGDLLQARVQVEMEDQNAEILRSLNARADAQIKIQRAVEGLSIIAITYYLINLFKLVYSGLHTLGANLSAREALLGMTPPVLLILLLILIRIRKAKSH, encoded by the coding sequence ATGCATCCCCAACGAAAAATGCTGCACAACGAGTTGCACGCCCGCCCGTCGCTGTATTTCGACGAACCGGCCCACGTCTTCCACCTGGCGTTTCTGGGCGACAATGCCCAGTGCAACGCGCTGCTCGCGCGACTGTGCCCTGAAACCGTCGCAGCAGAGGCGGCACAAGGCATCACCCGCCTTGAAGGACATCCGCTCAAGTGGGAGCGCCACGCCGAGTTCTTCACCCTGACCCTGGTCGTGCCTGCCAGCACCAATGAACTGCACTGGACAACGCTGCCCGAATGCCTTGCCCAGGGTATCGAAGGTCATTCCCAGCACCTGATCAATGCCGTTCAGGTGGTGGTGCGCGCAGAAGCCGGTCTCGACCTGCCCAGCTACGGTTTCAAGGACCCTTGCGGCTCTTGCGTGGGCGGTGGCGATGCGGTGGTCTGGAGCGATTTTCGCCTGACCGAGGATGGCACCAATCGCCTGCTGTTCATCAACCGACGGCTCAACGCCTATCGCCAGGGCCGCATGATCCGGCGCCTGCTGGAAATCGAGACCTACCGGATGATGGCGTCCTTGTCGCTCAACACCGCCAAGGCACTGGACCCGCAACTGAACGAATTCGATCGCACCCTGGTGAGCCTGTCCGAACGCAACGCCAATGCCAGCGGCGTGCATGCCAAGGCCCTGCTGGAAGACATCGCCCTGCTGTCTCGCCAGGTCGTCAGCAGTACGGTCAGGAATCGCCACCGTTTCAGCGCCACCCGCGCCTACGCCCAACTGGTGTTCGAGCGCCTGGGGGAGTTGCGCGAAAGTCACCTGGGGGATTGCCAGCGGCTGGGCGTGTTCATCGAACGGCGTTTCAAACCCACGGTGCGTTATTGCGCAGCCACCGAACAACGCCTCGAACAACTGGCCATGAGCGTCGCCAACCTGGGTGACTTGCTGCAAGCCCGCGTGCAGGTCGAGATGGAAGACCAGAACGCCGAGATCCTGCGCAGCCTCAATGCCCGCGCCGATGCTCAGATCAAGATCCAGCGCGCGGTGGAAGGCCTGTCGATCATTGCCATCACCTACTACCTGATCAATCTGTTCAAACTGGTCTACAGCGGGCTGCACACCTTGGGCGCAAACCTCTCGGCCCGCGAGGCACTGCTGGGCATGACGCCACCGGTGCTGTTGATCCTGCTGCTGATTCTGATCCGGATCAGGAAGGCCAAAAGTCACTAG
- a CDS encoding FAD-dependent oxidoreductase, which produces MTASHYPHLLAPLDLGFTTLRNRTLMGSMHTGLEEKPGGFERMAAYFAERARGGVGLMVTGGIGPNDEGGVYSGAAKLTTEEEALKHQIVTRAVHEAGGKICMQILHAGRYAYSPKQVAPSAIQAPINPFKPKALDEEGIEKQISDFVTCSVLAQKAEYDGVEIMGSEGYFINQFLAAHTNHRTDRWGGSYENRMRLPVEIVRRVREAVGPNFIIIFRLSMLDLVEGGSTWDEIVQLAKAIEQAGATIINTGIGWHEARIPTIATKVPRAAFSKVTAKLRGSVSIPLITTNRINTPEVAEQILAEGDADMVSMARPFLADPEFVNKAAAGRSDEINTCIGCNQACLDHTFGGKLTSCLVNPRACHETELNYLPVTQVKKIAVVGAGPAGLSAATVAAERGHQVTLFDSASEIGGQFNVAKRVPGKEEFFETLRYFKRKLQTSHVELCLDTRVDVAQLVAGGYDEIILATGIAPRVPAIPGVEHAKVLSYLDVILERKPVGRSVAVIGAGGIGFDVSEFLVHQGVATSQDREAFWKEWGIDTHLEARGGVAGIKAEPHAPARQVFLLQRKTSKVGDGLGKTTGWIHRTGLKNKQVQMLNSVEYLKIDDDGLHIRIGETGEPQVLAVDNIVICAGQDPLRELQEGLEAAGQSVHLIGGADVAAELDAKRAINQGSRLAAQL; this is translated from the coding sequence ATGACCGCCTCTCATTACCCGCACCTGCTGGCCCCGTTGGACCTGGGTTTCACCACCTTGCGCAACCGTACCCTGATGGGCTCGATGCACACTGGTCTGGAAGAGAAACCCGGCGGCTTCGAACGCATGGCGGCGTATTTTGCCGAGCGCGCCCGGGGTGGCGTAGGCCTGATGGTCACGGGTGGAATCGGGCCGAATGACGAAGGCGGTGTTTACTCCGGCGCGGCCAAGCTGACCACCGAAGAAGAAGCGCTCAAACACCAGATCGTTACCCGGGCCGTACACGAGGCCGGTGGCAAGATCTGCATGCAGATTCTCCATGCCGGGCGCTACGCCTACAGCCCCAAGCAAGTGGCTCCGAGCGCGATCCAGGCGCCGATCAACCCGTTCAAGCCCAAGGCGCTGGACGAGGAGGGTATCGAGAAACAGATCAGCGATTTCGTCACCTGCTCGGTCCTGGCCCAGAAGGCCGAATATGACGGGGTCGAGATCATGGGCTCGGAAGGTTATTTCATTAACCAGTTCCTGGCGGCCCACACCAACCACCGTACCGACCGTTGGGGCGGCAGCTATGAAAACCGCATGCGCCTGCCGGTGGAAATCGTCCGTCGAGTGCGCGAGGCGGTGGGCCCGAATTTCATCATCATTTTTCGTCTGTCGATGCTCGATCTGGTGGAAGGCGGCAGCACCTGGGACGAAATCGTCCAGTTGGCCAAGGCCATCGAGCAGGCCGGCGCGACGATTATCAACACCGGGATCGGTTGGCACGAAGCGCGAATTCCTACCATCGCCACCAAGGTTCCGCGGGCGGCGTTCAGCAAGGTCACGGCCAAGTTGCGTGGTTCGGTGAGCATCCCGCTGATCACCACCAACCGCATCAACACCCCGGAAGTGGCCGAGCAGATCCTCGCCGAAGGCGACGCCGACATGGTCTCCATGGCCCGGCCGTTCCTGGCCGATCCGGAGTTCGTCAACAAGGCCGCTGCCGGTCGCAGCGATGAAATCAACACCTGCATCGGTTGCAACCAGGCGTGCCTGGACCACACCTTCGGCGGCAAGCTCACCAGTTGCCTTGTCAACCCGCGGGCCTGTCACGAAACCGAGCTCAACTATTTGCCGGTAACCCAGGTGAAGAAAATCGCCGTGGTCGGTGCCGGCCCGGCCGGCTTGTCCGCTGCCACGGTGGCGGCCGAGCGTGGGCATCAGGTGACGCTGTTCGATTCGGCCAGTGAAATCGGTGGCCAGTTCAACGTCGCCAAGCGCGTGCCAGGCAAGGAAGAGTTCTTCGAAACCCTGCGCTACTTCAAGCGCAAATTGCAGACCAGCCATGTCGAGTTGTGCCTCGACACCCGGGTGGATGTTGCGCAGTTGGTGGCTGGCGGTTACGACGAGATCATCCTCGCCACGGGCATCGCGCCGCGCGTGCCGGCGATTCCCGGGGTGGAGCATGCCAAGGTGTTGAGCTACCTGGACGTGATCCTGGAGCGCAAGCCGGTGGGCCGCAGCGTCGCGGTGATCGGCGCCGGCGGTATCGGCTTCGACGTGTCGGAGTTCCTGGTTCACCAAGGCGTTGCCACCAGCCAGGACCGCGAGGCGTTCTGGAAGGAGTGGGGTATCGACACCCACCTCGAGGCTCGTGGCGGCGTCGCCGGGATCAAGGCCGAACCTCATGCACCGGCGCGCCAGGTGTTCCTGTTGCAACGCAAGACGTCCAAGGTCGGTGACGGCCTGGGCAAGACCACTGGCTGGATCCACCGCACGGGCCTGAAGAACAAGCAGGTGCAGATGCTCAACAGTGTCGAGTACCTGAAGATCGACGACGACGGCCTGCACATTCGCATCGGCGAAACCGGCGAGCCACAGGTGCTGGCCGTGGACAACATCGTGATCTGCGCCGGCCAGGATCCGCTGCGTGAATTGCAGGAAGGCCTGGAAGCGGCGGGGCAGAGCGTTCACCTCATCGGCGGTGCCGACGTGGCGGCGGAACTGGACGCCAAGCGGGCGATCAACCAGGGTTCGCGGTTGGCGGCGCAGTTGTAA
- a CDS encoding 1-aminocyclopropane-1-carboxylate deaminase/D-cysteine desulfhydrase — translation MLLPALDWHPQPRLEPLHLDWLARAGVEVAVLRLDRIDPLISGNKWFKLIHHLRAAHEAGAEGVISLGGAYSNHLHALAAAGKRFGFPTMGLLRGHPQDTPTVRDLKAFGMDLHWLGYGGYRERHAPGFWAPWQMRYPHLHPVPEGGSGLPGAQGCMAWAASVGEQLATLGWADFHGWWLACGTGTSLAGLVLAEAGQRPVYGVLAVPQDHGVAQQVESIVGEAGLCSALYELFDGSRGGFARVDAELTEFIETTAAIELEPLYTGKALMVLKARVEAGGIAPGTRLIFVHTGGLQGRRGFE, via the coding sequence ATGCTGCTTCCTGCCCTCGACTGGCATCCCCAACCCCGGCTCGAACCCCTTCACCTGGACTGGCTCGCCCGCGCCGGTGTTGAGGTGGCGGTGTTGCGCCTGGACCGGATCGATCCGCTGATCAGTGGCAACAAGTGGTTCAAGCTGATTCATCATTTGCGCGCCGCCCATGAGGCCGGTGCCGAGGGGGTCATTAGCCTGGGTGGGGCCTATTCCAACCATTTGCATGCGTTGGCGGCGGCGGGCAAGCGCTTCGGGTTTCCCACGATGGGGCTGTTGCGTGGTCACCCCCAGGACACGCCGACAGTGCGCGACCTGAAAGCGTTTGGCATGGACCTGCACTGGCTGGGGTATGGCGGATACCGAGAGCGACACGCGCCGGGTTTCTGGGCGCCGTGGCAGATGCGCTATCCACATTTGCATCCGGTGCCCGAGGGCGGTTCGGGGTTGCCTGGCGCACAAGGTTGCATGGCCTGGGCAGCCAGTGTCGGTGAGCAACTGGCGACGTTGGGCTGGGCGGACTTTCACGGTTGGTGGCTGGCCTGCGGTACCGGAACGTCGCTGGCTGGGCTGGTACTGGCTGAAGCGGGGCAGCGTCCGGTCTATGGCGTGCTGGCGGTGCCCCAGGACCATGGCGTGGCGCAGCAAGTCGAAAGCATCGTGGGGGAGGCGGGCCTTTGCAGTGCGCTTTATGAATTGTTCGACGGCAGCCGTGGTGGTTTCGCCCGGGTCGATGCCGAACTCACCGAGTTCATCGAAACCACGGCGGCCATCGAACTGGAGCCGTTGTACACCGGCAAAGCCTTGATGGTGCTTAAAGCGCGGGTCGAGGCCGGAGGGATTGCCCCTGGCACCCGTTTGATCTTCGTCCACACCGGCGGTTTGCAAGGCCGCCGAGGGTTCGAGTAA
- a CDS encoding cytochrome b, protein MPWKNSESRYSTVTVTLHWLMLVLLAVVYACIEFRGIFPKGSDGRTLIKEAHFMLGLTVLLLVCLRLFARSMGKAPATFPASPVWQTLLARLMHWALYLFMIAMPLLGWLITSAEGHQVMFYGFDLPLLIDQDKAFAKQLEGWHVLGGTIGYWLIGLHALAGLYHHYVVRDNTLLRMMPKRG, encoded by the coding sequence ATGCCCTGGAAGAACTCAGAAAGCCGCTACAGTACCGTCACGGTGACCTTGCATTGGCTGATGCTGGTGCTGCTGGCCGTGGTTTATGCCTGCATCGAATTCCGGGGAATTTTCCCCAAGGGCAGCGATGGCCGGACCCTGATCAAGGAAGCGCACTTCATGCTCGGCCTGACAGTGCTCCTCCTGGTCTGTCTACGCCTGTTCGCCCGCAGCATGGGTAAGGCTCCGGCGACTTTCCCGGCCTCGCCTGTGTGGCAAACCCTCCTGGCTCGCCTGATGCACTGGGCGCTGTACCTGTTCATGATCGCCATGCCGCTGCTGGGCTGGCTGATCACCAGCGCCGAAGGGCATCAGGTGATGTTCTACGGTTTCGACCTGCCCTTGCTCATCGATCAGGACAAGGCGTTTGCCAAGCAGCTGGAAGGCTGGCATGTGCTGGGCGGCACCATCGGCTATTGGTTGATTGGCTTGCATGCCTTGGCGGGGCTGTACCACCACTATGTGGTACGGGATAACACGCTGCTGCGGATGATGCCCAAACGCGGTTGA
- a CDS encoding type VI secretion system Vgr family protein, producing the protein MRNDTESPFSLTLTQSDLQLQVLRFNGREALNQPYRFDLELIGLAPPIPPDLLLGHPAFLRLDGESGVHGVVHSVSLSALAPRRIGYRLTLVPYLQQLEQGPRRRVFHRLSVVQVLQRLLEEHALPVDSYRFELPHGQYPCRPFCIQYDESDLTLLQRLCEEEGIHYHFEHTPQGHVLVFAEDPKSFPARPIELSLRPNDSLLPAVKRLYLRHHPIMPGLPVGFSDRASSDTQASATNQPLERIDHEGMRGNPALAHRYQAGRRHLERLRCRQREIHGHSTQAALHGGDIVQICEHPVSTFNDQWLITEVQHRGRQFSILEPDLPAAPSARGYRNRFTAIPWSTVFRPALKHPKPCIPGYHLAHVLGRAGQPATPDERGQVCVSLWAPDQDGITLPVSRLTLGGSPSLLAGSEVLVSFLDGDPDRPVLCPGAVDTGAGHTATRPKSPRGNHDAGLLLDWLLNPPDFTP; encoded by the coding sequence ATGCGCAACGACACGGAAAGCCCCTTCAGCCTGACGCTCACGCAAAGCGACTTGCAACTGCAAGTCTTGCGGTTCAATGGCCGCGAAGCCCTCAACCAGCCATACCGCTTTGACCTCGAACTGATCGGCCTGGCCCCACCGATACCCCCCGACCTGCTCTTGGGGCATCCGGCCTTCCTGCGCCTGGACGGCGAATCGGGCGTCCATGGGGTTGTCCACAGCGTCAGCCTGAGTGCCCTGGCGCCGCGGCGCATCGGCTATCGCTTGACGTTGGTCCCCTACCTCCAGCAACTGGAGCAAGGCCCGCGGCGCCGGGTTTTCCATCGGCTCAGCGTGGTGCAGGTGCTGCAACGCCTGCTGGAAGAACATGCGCTGCCTGTCGACAGTTACCGTTTCGAACTGCCCCATGGGCAGTATCCGTGTCGCCCGTTTTGCATCCAGTACGACGAAAGCGACCTGACCCTCCTGCAACGACTGTGCGAGGAAGAAGGCATTCATTACCACTTCGAACACACTCCCCAGGGCCATGTCCTGGTGTTTGCCGAAGACCCCAAGAGCTTTCCCGCGCGCCCCATCGAACTGTCCCTGCGCCCGAACGACAGCCTGCTGCCGGCCGTCAAGCGCTTGTATTTGCGTCACCATCCGATCATGCCAGGCCTGCCCGTCGGGTTCAGCGACCGGGCCTCGTCCGACACCCAAGCCTCGGCGACGAATCAACCCCTTGAACGGATCGATCACGAAGGCATGCGCGGCAACCCGGCCTTGGCTCACCGTTACCAGGCTGGTCGCCGTCACCTTGAACGGCTGCGCTGCCGGCAACGGGAAATCCATGGCCACAGCACCCAAGCGGCCCTGCACGGCGGCGACATCGTGCAGATCTGCGAGCACCCGGTTTCCACCTTCAACGATCAATGGCTGATCACCGAAGTCCAGCATCGCGGGCGGCAGTTTTCGATCCTGGAACCGGACTTGCCCGCCGCACCGTCGGCCCGTGGCTACCGCAACCGGTTCACCGCCATTCCCTGGTCCACTGTGTTCAGGCCGGCCCTCAAGCATCCCAAGCCCTGCATCCCCGGATACCACCTGGCCCATGTACTCGGCCGCGCCGGCCAACCAGCCACCCCCGATGAACGTGGCCAGGTGTGTGTCAGCCTGTGGGCGCCGGACCAGGACGGCATCACGCTGCCCGTGTCGCGGCTGACGTTGGGTGGCAGCCCCAGCCTTTTGGCCGGCAGCGAAGTGCTGGTGAGCTTTCTCGATGGCGACCCCGATCGACCGGTGCTGTGCCCAGGGGCTGTCGATACCGGCGCAGGCCATACCGCCACGCGCCCGAAATCGCCCCGTGGCAATCATGATGCCGGGCTGCTGTTGGACTGGCTGCTCAATCCGCCGGACTTCACGCCCTGA
- a CDS encoding YebC/PmpR family DNA-binding transcriptional regulator translates to MGAQWKVKHKEAAANAKGKIFGKLVKEITIAARNGADTATNAHLRLVVEQAKKASMPRETLERAIKKGSGQLGETVQYHRVTYEGFAPHQVPLIVECVTDNINRTVAEIRVAFRKGQLGASGSVAWDFNHVGMIEAAPDSPDADPEMAAIEAGAQDFEPGEEGATLFITDPADLDAVQKALPEQGFTVLSAKLGYQPKNPVSGLTDEQMAEVEAFLEGLDNHDDVQDMFVGLAG, encoded by the coding sequence ATGGGCGCACAGTGGAAGGTTAAACACAAAGAAGCGGCTGCCAACGCCAAGGGCAAGATCTTCGGCAAATTGGTGAAGGAAATCACCATTGCCGCGCGCAACGGCGCTGATACCGCTACCAACGCGCACTTGCGACTGGTGGTCGAACAGGCGAAGAAGGCCTCGATGCCCCGCGAGACCCTGGAGCGTGCGATCAAGAAAGGTTCTGGCCAGCTCGGTGAAACCGTGCAATACCACCGCGTCACCTACGAAGGGTTCGCGCCGCACCAGGTGCCGCTGATCGTTGAATGCGTGACCGATAACATCAACCGTACCGTTGCCGAAATTCGCGTCGCGTTCCGCAAGGGCCAACTCGGCGCCTCGGGTTCGGTGGCGTGGGACTTCAACCATGTCGGCATGATCGAAGCCGCGCCGGACAGCCCGGACGCCGATCCGGAAATGGCCGCCATCGAGGCCGGTGCCCAGGATTTCGAGCCGGGCGAAGAAGGCGCGACGCTGTTCATCACCGATCCTGCCGACCTCGATGCGGTACAGAAGGCTTTGCCGGAGCAGGGCTTCACCGTATTGTCGGCCAAGCTGGGCTATCAGCCGAAAAACCCGGTCAGCGGCCTGACCGACGAGCAGATGGCTGAAGTCGAAGCGTTCCTCGAAGGCCTCGACAACCACGATGACGTGCAGGACATGTTTGTCGGGTTGGCGGGTTAA